Proteins encoded by one window of Geobacter sp. DSM 9736:
- a CDS encoding PaaI family thioesterase — translation MYENLYEKQMTGEGELPFELPAWIARAPFEEYLGMRIETATAGAAELTMPFTVKLAQGKGLMHGGAITALADTAVAMAIKSVLPEGSHFATVELGLRFHAPVRGGTVRAVARIVERDDRNIRGEAEVFDGSGMKVATFTALFRVKRQK, via the coding sequence ATGTACGAAAATCTGTATGAAAAGCAGATGACCGGGGAAGGGGAGCTACCCTTCGAACTTCCAGCCTGGATTGCACGAGCTCCTTTCGAGGAATACCTCGGTATGCGCATCGAGACGGCGACTGCTGGAGCTGCCGAGCTGACGATGCCGTTTACGGTTAAGCTCGCCCAGGGGAAAGGGCTTATGCACGGGGGTGCGATAACTGCCCTCGCGGATACCGCAGTCGCGATGGCCATCAAGAGCGTGCTGCCCGAGGGAAGTCATTTCGCCACGGTGGAGTTGGGGCTGCGCTTCCACGCCCCGGTACGTGGTGGAACGGTACGAGCCGTGGCCCGGATAGTGGAGCGGGATGACAGGAACATTAGAGGGGAAGCGGAAGTTTTCGACGGCAGCGGCATGAAGGTGGCCACCTTCACGGCGTTGTTCAGGGTCAAGCGGCAGAAATGA
- a CDS encoding zinc dependent phospholipase C family protein has product MLIFTFMLLAACLIPTDALAWGAGVHLQLGSDVLRNLSAIRPAIAAIIAAYPYDFLYGCLAADITIGKKFTHYLLHCHRWRIGLKVLDNAELEPQKACAYGYLAHLAADTVAHNYFVPHKIMLSFSTLTLKHAYWEMRFENFVDKEIWETGRKVSMENYRANDALLRRVLSDTLFSFGTNKRIFNSILLLSRLEKWQQVLKTLDNSSRFALDDTDRDEYMTLAQEAVFDILTRMEESVFFQADPTGERALATAEAVRKNLRLLYRSGKITKEDAVGQIEEMKEGLRSAICEPARLLQLLSAEHH; this is encoded by the coding sequence ATGCTCATATTCACATTCATGCTGCTCGCCGCCTGCCTCATCCCTACCGATGCGCTGGCATGGGGGGCGGGAGTCCACCTTCAGCTGGGATCAGACGTTTTACGGAACCTGTCGGCAATACGGCCGGCCATTGCCGCCATCATCGCCGCCTACCCATACGATTTTCTCTACGGGTGCCTCGCGGCGGACATAACCATCGGAAAGAAGTTCACCCACTATCTGCTCCACTGCCATCGCTGGCGGATAGGTCTCAAGGTCCTGGACAACGCGGAACTGGAGCCGCAGAAGGCCTGTGCCTATGGCTATCTCGCCCATCTCGCCGCCGACACCGTCGCTCACAACTATTTCGTCCCGCACAAGATCATGCTGAGCTTCTCGACCCTCACTCTCAAGCACGCCTATTGGGAAATGCGTTTCGAGAATTTCGTGGACAAGGAGATATGGGAGACTGGCAGGAAGGTGTCGATGGAAAATTACCGTGCCAACGATGCACTTCTTCGAAGGGTTCTTTCCGACACGCTCTTCTCCTTCGGCACCAACAAGAGGATATTCAACTCGATCCTCCTCCTGAGCCGGCTCGAAAAGTGGCAGCAGGTACTTAAAACTTTGGACAACTCTTCACGATTCGCTCTGGACGACACCGACCGGGACGAGTACATGACCCTGGCCCAGGAAGCGGTCTTCGACATCCTGACGCGGATGGAGGAATCGGTGTTCTTCCAGGCCGACCCCACGGGGGAACGCGCTCTCGCAACGGCCGAAGCAGTGCGGAAAAATCTCCGGCTCCTCTACCGTAGCGGCAAGATCACGAAAGAAGATGCCGTAGGGCAGATCGAGGAGATGAAGGAAGGGCTGCGAAGCGCAATCTGCGAGCCGGCAAGACTGCTGCAGCTTCTCTCTGCGGAGCATCACTGA
- a CDS encoding uracil-DNA glycosylase family protein: MAENTPALETLASLRAYLEELRDTGVEAIPLAVPLPAGAERSVPEQASVESLCSIRSDLGECGRCGLGATRTNLVFGVGNPDARLVFVGEAPGRDEDFQGEPFVGEAGQLLTKIIQAMGFSREEVYICNVLKCRPPQNRNPQPPEIEACEPFLLRQLKAISPEAVICLGTFAAQTLLRTKEPISRLRGKFHNYHGIPLMPTFHPAFLLRNPAMKREVWSDVQQVMKLLGKDQAT, from the coding sequence GTGGCGGAAAATACTCCTGCCTTGGAGACCTTAGCATCTCTCCGGGCCTACCTGGAGGAACTGCGGGATACAGGTGTCGAAGCCATACCGCTTGCCGTGCCCCTTCCGGCCGGAGCGGAGAGGTCTGTGCCGGAGCAGGCGTCGGTGGAAAGTCTCTGCTCCATCAGGTCGGACCTTGGGGAGTGCGGCCGGTGCGGGTTGGGTGCCACCCGGACAAACCTCGTATTCGGGGTCGGGAACCCTGATGCGCGTCTCGTATTCGTAGGCGAGGCTCCGGGAAGGGATGAGGACTTTCAGGGGGAGCCGTTCGTGGGAGAGGCGGGGCAGCTGCTGACAAAGATCATTCAGGCGATGGGGTTTAGCCGCGAGGAGGTCTATATCTGCAACGTCCTGAAGTGTCGTCCACCCCAGAACCGCAATCCGCAGCCGCCGGAGATCGAGGCGTGCGAACCGTTTCTGCTGCGCCAGCTGAAGGCGATCTCTCCTGAGGCCGTGATCTGTCTCGGTACCTTCGCCGCGCAGACGCTGCTCCGCACCAAGGAACCGATCTCGCGCCTGCGCGGGAAGTTCCACAATTACCACGGGATTCCACTGATGCCGACATTTCATCCGGCCTTCCTCCTGCGGAACCCGGCTATGAAGCGTGAGGTATGGTCAGATGTGCAGCAGGTGATGAAACTTCTCGGAAAGGATCAGGCCACATGA
- a CDS encoding methyl-accepting chemotaxis protein gives MLKDVKVASRLFFLVGFMSILLILIGVIGLRSAAKANEGLNTVYRDRVVPLKDLKVIADMYAVNIVDTSHKVRNGNIGWEEGRKNVEEASRVIREKWQAYLGTSLVSEEQRLIDEIKPLMKVADVAVEKLRGVLSAQDAEGLATFTVSDLYPAVDPVSGKFSELVDVQLKVAKTEYERSESSYRASRLMSLSFLLGGVILAGCFGFLIARSITRPLSAGVHVAQRISQGDLTVEVTVESKDETGQLMAAMKEMVLSLRDMVSQTIFVSSGIASASKQLHSTADQIATSAEEVASQAGTVATATEQMSSTSSDIARNCTAAAETAGRTSATAADGASVVQETIAGMGRIADTVKKTAGTVTALGTRSEQIGAIIGTIEDIADQTNLLALNAAIEAARAGEQGRGFAVVADEVRALAERTTKATREIGDMIKAIQGETREAVKAMEEGVDQVEKGTESSRESGRALREILEQINDVSMQINQIATAAEEQTATTGEISSNILQISGVVQQTARGAEETSSAAAQLADQAQQLQNLVGRFKIA, from the coding sequence ATGCTGAAAGACGTAAAGGTAGCATCAAGGTTGTTTTTCCTGGTAGGGTTCATGTCCATCCTCCTCATCCTCATTGGAGTGATCGGCCTTAGAAGTGCCGCCAAGGCCAATGAAGGGCTGAATACCGTCTACAGGGACCGGGTCGTACCGCTGAAGGATCTGAAGGTCATAGCGGACATGTACGCCGTAAACATAGTCGATACTTCACACAAGGTTCGCAACGGCAATATCGGATGGGAAGAAGGCCGGAAGAATGTGGAGGAAGCAAGCAGGGTAATCAGGGAAAAATGGCAGGCATATCTGGGGACCTCCCTCGTTTCCGAAGAACAGAGGCTCATCGATGAGATAAAACCCCTCATGAAAGTAGCCGATGTCGCTGTGGAAAAACTGCGCGGCGTTCTCAGTGCCCAAGATGCGGAGGGTCTTGCCACGTTCACCGTCTCCGACCTGTATCCGGCCGTAGACCCCGTATCGGGCAAGTTCAGCGAGCTGGTGGATGTGCAGTTGAAGGTTGCAAAGACGGAGTACGAGAGAAGCGAAAGTTCCTACCGGGCAAGCAGGCTCATGTCGCTCTCCTTCCTGCTGGGAGGTGTGATCTTGGCCGGATGCTTCGGGTTCCTGATTGCACGGTCGATAACACGTCCGCTTTCCGCAGGCGTACATGTCGCCCAACGTATCTCCCAGGGTGATCTGACGGTTGAGGTAACCGTAGAATCCAAGGATGAAACGGGGCAGCTGATGGCTGCCATGAAAGAGATGGTCCTAAGCCTTAGGGATATGGTTTCGCAAACAATCTTTGTTTCTTCTGGAATCGCCTCGGCTTCTAAACAGTTGCATTCGACCGCCGACCAGATCGCTACCAGCGCGGAGGAAGTCGCGTCCCAGGCGGGCACGGTGGCCACCGCAACGGAGCAAATGTCTTCAACGAGCAGCGACATCGCCCGCAACTGCACGGCAGCCGCGGAAACTGCCGGACGAACGAGCGCCACCGCAGCGGATGGAGCCTCCGTGGTTCAGGAAACTATCGCCGGAATGGGGCGCATCGCCGATACGGTGAAAAAGACGGCTGGAACAGTGACCGCCCTCGGAACCCGTTCGGAGCAGATAGGCGCCATCATCGGCACCATAGAGGACATAGCGGACCAGACGAACCTGTTGGCACTCAATGCGGCCATCGAGGCCGCTCGGGCCGGTGAACAGGGGCGGGGGTTCGCAGTAGTGGCCGATGAGGTTAGGGCGCTGGCAGAGCGCACCACTAAAGCGACCCGCGAAATAGGCGACATGATAAAAGCGATCCAGGGAGAAACGAGAGAAGCGGTCAAAGCCATGGAAGAGGGTGTGGACCAGGTAGAGAAAGGTACTGAATCGTCGAGGGAGTCGGGGCGTGCCCTCCGGGAAATCCTGGAGCAGATAAACGACGTCTCGATGCAGATAAATCAGATAGCCACCGCAGCCGAGGAGCAGACTGCCACAACGGGGGAGATATCCTCGAACATTCTCCAGATCAGCGGCGTCGTACAGCAAACTGCCAGGGGAGCGGAAGAAACCTCTTCCGCTGCCGCACAGCTGGCCGACCAGGCGCAGCAGCTGCAAAACCTGGTCGGCCGATTCAAGATCGCGTAG